One stretch of Periplaneta americana isolate PAMFEO1 chromosome 1, P.americana_PAMFEO1_priV1, whole genome shotgun sequence DNA includes these proteins:
- the LOC138701326 gene encoding dihydrofolate reductase-like translates to MDRRQALVKLNLISAVDQNMGIGRNQGLPWNIPSEFNYFLEMTSKPRISGPNRQNAVIIGRRTWETMEAVVSKPHPGALNIVLSRFKPPEPLAYPNTIVCASLEHALKKLSTDPRYRDLIDTVWVLGGAEVYKEALKSPSFHRLYLSRIRAVYPCDVFFPEEFDEDLFVRISDDKIGDNRVPRGIQKDETTGVKFEVCVYERRDLGEGELGLDVVQ, encoded by the coding sequence ATGGATAGGCGGCAGGCTCTTGTGAAGCTGAATCTGATCTCTGCAGTTGACCAGAACATGGGTATTGGACGGAATCAAGGCCTTCCCTGGAATATTCCTTCAGAGTTCAACTACTTCCTCGAGATGACCTCCAAACCTCGAATAAGCGGCCCAAACCGACAGAATGCTGTCATTATTGGCCGTCGTACATGGGAAACGATGGAAGCTGTGGTGTCAAAACCTCACCCTGGTGCACTGAATATTGTCTTAAGCCGGTTCAAACCACCAGAACCTCTTGCATACCCCAACACTATCGTGTGTGCCTCGTTGGAACACGCATTGAAGAAGCTGTCCACAGATCCAAGGTACAGGGATCTGATTGATACAGTTTGGGTATTGGGAGGGGCAGAGGTCTATAAGGAGGCACTCAAATCCCCATCTTTTCATCGACTCTATCTGTCAAGGATTCGTGCTGTGTATCCTTGTGATGTATTTTTTCCAGAAGAGTTTGATGAAGATTTGTTTGTGAGGATCAGTGATGATAAGATTGGAGACAACAGAGTTCCACGAGGTATTCAGAAAGACGAGACAACTGGGGTTAAGTTTGAGGTCTGTGTTTATGAGAGAAGAGACCTGGGAGAAGGAGAACTTGGTCTGGATGTTGTGCAATAG